In a single window of the Candidatus Zymogenaceae bacterium genome:
- the leuC gene encoding 3-isopropylmalate dehydratase large subunit, whose amino-acid sequence MPMTIIEKILARHSGADDIAPGDLIMADVDLALANDITAPLSIDVFNEAGLKRVFDAKKIALVCDHFTPNKDIDSANQCKMVRKFAKDMDIIHFYEGGDCGVEHALLPELGLIVPGDLIVGADSHTCTYGALGAFATGVGSTDLAGVMMTGQVWLKVPESMKFVYHGTPGRWVSGKDLILHTIGDIGVDGALYRAMEFTGPAIDDLSIEGRLTMANMAIEAGGKCGVCAPDEKTKAFLAGRTERNHIVLESDDGAVYVDVREYDVSKIQPQVSLPHLPSNAKAAGELSDIAIDQSVIGSCTNGRIEDLRVAAEVLKGRKAHPDVRLIIIPATPEVYRTALREGLFEIFLDAGATIGPPTCGPCLGGHMGVLAAGERAIATTNRNFQGRMGDPKSEVYLANPAVAAASAVLGRIAGPEELGL is encoded by the coding sequence ATGCCCATGACGATCATAGAAAAAATTCTCGCGCGGCACTCGGGGGCGGATGACATCGCCCCCGGCGACCTGATAATGGCTGATGTGGACCTTGCCCTGGCCAATGACATTACCGCGCCGCTTTCCATCGATGTATTCAACGAGGCGGGATTAAAGCGGGTATTCGATGCGAAAAAGATCGCCCTGGTATGTGATCACTTCACCCCCAACAAGGATATCGACAGCGCCAACCAGTGTAAGATGGTGCGAAAATTCGCAAAAGACATGGACATAATCCATTTCTATGAGGGGGGCGACTGCGGCGTGGAGCACGCCCTGCTCCCGGAGCTGGGGTTGATCGTTCCCGGCGATCTTATCGTCGGTGCGGACAGCCATACCTGCACCTACGGCGCCCTGGGGGCGTTCGCCACCGGCGTGGGGAGCACGGACCTGGCGGGGGTGATGATGACAGGGCAGGTGTGGCTCAAGGTCCCGGAATCGATGAAATTCGTCTATCACGGAACCCCCGGAAGGTGGGTGAGCGGAAAGGACCTTATTCTCCATACCATTGGTGATATCGGCGTGGACGGCGCCCTGTATCGAGCGATGGAGTTTACGGGCCCCGCCATCGATGATCTCTCCATCGAGGGGCGTCTGACGATGGCCAATATGGCCATCGAGGCCGGGGGGAAGTGCGGTGTGTGCGCCCCGGACGAAAAGACGAAGGCCTTTCTTGCCGGAAGGACCGAGAGGAACCATATCGTTTTGGAAAGCGACGATGGGGCGGTCTATGTGGACGTACGGGAATACGACGTCTCGAAGATCCAGCCCCAGGTGTCACTGCCGCACCTTCCGTCCAATGCAAAAGCCGCAGGCGAGCTTTCGGATATTGCCATCGATCAGTCCGTCATCGGGTCGTGCACCAACGGCCGCATTGAAGATTTGCGGGTCGCCGCAGAGGTGCTGAAGGGGAGAAAGGCGCATCCGGACGTTCGCCTGATCATCATTCCCGCCACGCCGGAGGTGTATCGAACGGCCCTCCGCGAGGGGTTGTTTGAAATATTCCTGGACGCCGGCGCGACGATCGGTCCCCCCACCTGCGGACCGTGTCTGGGGGGGCACATGGGGGTCCTGGCCGCCGGCGAGCGTGCGATCGCGACCACCAACCGGAACTTCCAGGGGCGAATGGGAGACCCGAAAAGCGAGGTCTATCTCGCAAATCCTGCGGTGGCGGCGGCGTCGGCGGTGCTGGGCCGTATCGCGGGGCCGGAGGAGCTGGGCCTGTAG
- a CDS encoding 2-isopropylmalate synthase, with the protein MNDKVIIFDTTLRDGEQSPGASMNDEEKILVAQQLERLGVDVIEAGFPVSSRGDFDAVKRIAASVKTPVVAALARAKIKDIDVAFDAVKDAAKPRLHTFISTSDIHLDYQIKKSREEVLKIAKASVKRARSLCGDVEFSAMDATRSDWEYLAQVITVAIEAGATTVNIPDTVGYTIPGEYAAIIEYLFEHVPGIHDVVVSVHCHNDLGLAVGNSLAAVQSGARQVECTINGIGERAGNTSLEEFVMALKVRRDGYGLDTNINTELIYPTSRMISAITGIRVQPNKAVVGANAFSHESGIHQDGVLKEKLTYEIMTPESVGYTSSHLVLGKHSGRHAFRERIKKMGYSLNDSQIEKAFKSFKKLADKKKNVFDEDIAAIIAEDVLRIPDRYRLMFLSFSAGTDTIPTATVTLSIDGQTVRQADFGDGPVDAVFKTISKMVKAKCTLLSYEVKSITGGTDALGEVTVRLEDGTFRSVGTGSHTDIIVASAMAFINALNKMEKRKKKELPRVQTI; encoded by the coding sequence ATGAATGACAAGGTCATTATATTCGACACCACCCTCCGGGACGGAGAACAGTCTCCGGGGGCGAGCATGAACGACGAAGAAAAGATACTGGTCGCCCAGCAGCTGGAACGGCTGGGCGTGGACGTGATAGAGGCCGGATTCCCGGTGTCGTCCCGTGGGGATTTTGACGCGGTAAAAAGGATCGCCGCATCGGTAAAGACGCCTGTCGTGGCGGCGCTCGCCCGGGCCAAGATAAAAGACATCGACGTGGCGTTTGATGCCGTAAAAGACGCGGCCAAACCACGGCTTCACACCTTCATTTCCACCTCCGACATCCACCTGGACTACCAGATCAAGAAGTCCAGGGAGGAGGTGCTGAAGATCGCCAAGGCCTCCGTCAAGCGGGCACGCTCATTGTGCGGGGATGTGGAGTTTTCCGCAATGGACGCCACCCGCAGCGACTGGGAGTACCTGGCCCAGGTCATCACGGTGGCCATCGAAGCCGGGGCCACCACAGTCAACATCCCGGACACGGTGGGCTACACCATCCCAGGAGAATACGCCGCCATCATCGAGTATCTCTTTGAGCATGTCCCCGGCATACATGACGTCGTGGTGTCCGTTCACTGTCACAACGACCTGGGCCTGGCGGTGGGAAATTCCCTGGCGGCGGTCCAGAGCGGCGCCAGACAGGTGGAATGTACCATCAACGGGATCGGGGAGCGGGCCGGCAATACGTCTCTTGAGGAGTTTGTGATGGCCCTCAAGGTGAGACGGGACGGCTACGGTCTTGATACGAACATCAACACGGAGCTGATTTACCCCACAAGCCGAATGATCAGCGCCATCACCGGCATCAGGGTGCAGCCCAACAAGGCGGTTGTGGGAGCGAATGCCTTTTCCCATGAATCGGGTATCCATCAGGACGGTGTGCTCAAGGAAAAGCTCACCTACGAGATTATGACCCCGGAAAGCGTGGGCTACACCAGCTCACATTTGGTGCTGGGAAAGCATTCCGGACGCCACGCGTTTCGCGAGCGCATAAAGAAAATGGGGTATTCTCTCAACGACTCGCAGATAGAAAAGGCGTTCAAGAGCTTCAAAAAGCTGGCCGACAAGAAAAAGAACGTGTTCGACGAGGACATCGCCGCCATCATCGCCGAGGATGTGTTGCGCATCCCGGACCGATATCGGTTGATGTTTCTCTCCTTCAGCGCCGGGACGGACACCATCCCCACCGCAACCGTCACCCTCTCCATCGACGGGCAGACGGTGCGCCAGGCCGATTTCGGCGACGGACCGGTGGACGCGGTGTTCAAAACCATCTCCAAAATGGTCAAGGCCAAGTGTACGCTGTTAAGCTATGAGGTCAAGTCCATCACCGGAGGCACCGACGCCCTGGGCGAGGTGACGGTCAGGCTGGAGGACGGGACCTTTCGGTCGGTGGGAACCGGATCTCATACGGACATCATCGTGGCATCGGCCATGGCGTTTATCAACGCGCTGAATAAAATGGAGAAGCGCAAGAAGAAGGAGCTGCCCCGGGTGCAGACGATCTAA
- a CDS encoding phosphatidylserine decarboxylase family protein — protein MKNRHTPVAVEGIPFILLALAVAVCVTLVVRHFFPGAAIFAAVPLGAICVFVAMFFRNPNRDIPHDPKEVVSPADGTVLDITRMKEDTLLNGDAVRVGVFMSIWNVHVNRIPMSGRAEEVVYYPGKFLVARLEKASTDNERNALVITNEEGVKIMVVQIAGIVARRIVCYVSRGDAVEKGRRFGLIRFGSRLDVYFPPDTVIRVTEGDKVRAGETVLGELP, from the coding sequence ATGAAGAATCGGCATACACCAGTCGCCGTTGAGGGGATTCCCTTCATCTTATTGGCCCTCGCCGTCGCGGTCTGTGTGACGCTCGTCGTCCGTCATTTCTTCCCCGGTGCGGCGATATTTGCGGCGGTGCCTTTGGGTGCGATATGCGTCTTTGTGGCGATGTTTTTTAGAAACCCGAATCGGGACATCCCCCACGATCCGAAAGAGGTGGTATCCCCCGCCGACGGCACGGTTCTCGATATTACCCGGATGAAGGAGGATACGCTTTTAAATGGTGACGCCGTTCGCGTCGGCGTATTCATGTCCATCTGGAACGTGCACGTGAACCGGATTCCGATGTCGGGCCGGGCGGAAGAGGTGGTCTATTATCCTGGGAAATTCCTGGTGGCACGGCTCGAAAAGGCCTCTACCGACAATGAACGAAACGCCCTTGTCATTACAAATGAAGAGGGTGTGAAAATTATGGTGGTGCAGATTGCGGGTATCGTCGCCCGGCGCATCGTCTGTTACGTGTCCCGTGGGGACGCGGTGGAAAAAGGGCGGCGGTTCGGCCTGATTCGATTCGGCTCCCGCCTGGATGTGTATTTTCCCCCCGATACCGTTATTCGGGTTACGGAGGGAGACAAGGTGAGGGCCGGGGAAACGGTTTTGGGAGAGTTGCCATGA
- the ilvB gene encoding biosynthetic-type acetolactate synthase large subunit → MIKEGSEIFYETLLDEGVEVIFGYPGGAVLNLYHRMPEYPLKHILVRHEQAAVHAADGYARSTGKVGVVLVTSGPGATNTVTGLATAHMDSIPLVVFSGQVPSMLIGNDAFQEADTVGITRPCTKHNFLVKNTHDLARIIKEAFYIARTGRPGPVVVDLPRDVIGSSVEFEPPGDIHIRSYSFHAEPDAQQVRRAFEVISNAERPVLYIGGGVISSSAAGEVVKLAEKMSIPVTASLMGLGGFPGTHPLFLGMLGMHGTYHANMAVTHADVLIAVGARFDDRVTGKVEEFAPRAKIVHIDIDPTSISKNIIVDYPVVGDVKNVLVQMLKHAGKLKKYWKTGRKDWIGRIEQWRTTYPLEYTQKKDVIKPQYVVESIYNVTKGDAIIATEVGQNQMWTAQFFRFNDPRTLLTSGGLGTMGYGFPAAIGAQVAFPNRLVFDIAGDGSIQMNIQEIATAIQHRLPVKIAILNNGYLGMVRQWQELFYEERYSHTRMELSPDFVKLAEAYGAVGMRIEKPEDVIPAIEESIKIDRLVIMDFVVDENENVFPMVPVDSPIDKMLLV, encoded by the coding sequence ATGATTAAGGAAGGAAGCGAAATATTCTACGAAACACTCCTGGACGAGGGGGTTGAGGTTATTTTCGGATATCCGGGCGGCGCGGTGTTGAATCTCTATCACCGTATGCCCGAGTATCCCCTGAAGCACATTCTTGTGCGCCACGAACAGGCGGCGGTGCACGCCGCGGACGGCTACGCCCGGTCCACCGGGAAGGTGGGGGTGGTGCTGGTCACTTCCGGTCCGGGGGCCACAAATACGGTGACGGGCCTGGCCACGGCGCACATGGATTCCATCCCCCTGGTCGTCTTTTCCGGGCAGGTTCCCAGCATGCTCATCGGGAACGACGCCTTCCAGGAAGCGGATACTGTGGGGATCACCCGTCCCTGCACCAAACATAATTTTCTGGTCAAGAACACGCATGACCTCGCCCGGATCATAAAAGAGGCGTTCTATATCGCCCGCACCGGGCGGCCGGGTCCGGTGGTAGTGGACCTCCCTCGGGACGTTATCGGGTCGTCGGTGGAATTCGAGCCCCCGGGAGACATTCATATCAGAAGCTACTCCTTCCATGCCGAGCCGGATGCACAACAGGTGCGCCGGGCGTTCGAGGTCATCTCCAATGCCGAACGTCCGGTATTGTATATCGGCGGGGGGGTTATCTCCTCTTCGGCGGCGGGGGAGGTGGTGAAGCTGGCGGAGAAGATGTCGATACCGGTGACCGCCTCCCTCATGGGACTGGGCGGTTTCCCGGGCACTCATCCCTTGTTTTTGGGGATGCTGGGCATGCACGGCACGTATCATGCGAATATGGCCGTCACCCACGCGGACGTGCTGATCGCCGTGGGCGCCCGGTTCGACGACCGGGTGACCGGAAAGGTGGAGGAATTTGCGCCCCGGGCGAAGATCGTTCATATCGATATCGATCCCACATCGATCAGCAAGAACATCATTGTGGATTATCCGGTGGTGGGGGACGTCAAAAACGTCCTGGTTCAGATGCTCAAGCACGCCGGTAAGCTGAAAAAATACTGGAAGACCGGGAGAAAGGACTGGATCGGCCGGATAGAACAGTGGAGGACCACCTATCCTCTGGAATATACCCAGAAAAAAGACGTCATCAAGCCCCAGTATGTTGTGGAATCGATATACAACGTCACAAAGGGAGACGCCATCATCGCCACGGAGGTTGGGCAGAACCAGATGTGGACGGCCCAATTTTTCCGCTTCAACGATCCCCGGACGTTGTTGACCTCCGGGGGTCTCGGCACCATGGGATACGGATTTCCCGCCGCCATCGGCGCCCAGGTGGCTTTCCCGAATCGTCTGGTGTTTGATATCGCCGGCGACGGCAGCATCCAGATGAATATCCAGGAAATCGCCACCGCCATACAGCACCGTCTGCCGGTGAAGATCGCCATTCTCAACAACGGATATCTGGGAATGGTCAGGCAGTGGCAGGAACTCTTCTACGAGGAGCGCTATTCCCACACGAGGATGGAGCTTTCTCCGGATTTTGTGAAACTGGCCGAGGCCTACGGAGCCGTGGGGATGCGAATCGAAAAACCCGAAGACGTGATCCCGGCCATCGAGGAATCCATCAAGATAGATCGTCTGGTGATAATGGATTTCGTCGTTGACGAGAACGAAAACGTCTTCCCGATGGTTCCCGTCGATTCGCCCATTGACAAGATGCTCCTGGTTTAA
- the pssA gene encoding CDP-diacylglycerol--serine O-phosphatidyltransferase has protein sequence MSDEIEKRAKRKRRAGGRRIKKDDLKKGIYVLPNLLTTMALVSGFYSIISSISGHYIHAVWAIFISVLFDSMDGKVARLTHTESEFGVQYDSLADLVSFGVAPGILMYQWALTPYERLGWLGAALYVICAALRLARFNVQVSTVDKKYFLGIPSPGAALVNASTVLFFINMDVSVEYWRFFLLLLVYVTGLLMISNIKYFSFKDLDASRRRPVNVLVLIILVAIFIATKPEIMLFTVFSLYALSGPLGYLYMMLTGRSKELDELDAEEQIG, from the coding sequence ATGAGTGACGAAATTGAAAAAAGAGCAAAGAGGAAGAGACGCGCCGGCGGGCGTCGGATCAAGAAAGATGACCTGAAAAAGGGCATCTATGTGCTCCCGAACCTATTGACCACAATGGCCCTTGTCTCCGGCTTCTATTCCATCATCTCATCGATTTCGGGTCACTACATACACGCGGTCTGGGCTATTTTCATCTCGGTCCTTTTCGATTCCATGGACGGGAAGGTCGCCCGCCTGACCCATACGGAGAGTGAATTCGGGGTGCAGTACGATTCCCTGGCGGACCTCGTTTCGTTCGGGGTGGCCCCGGGCATTTTGATGTACCAGTGGGCGCTGACCCCCTATGAGCGTCTCGGCTGGCTCGGGGCTGCGCTCTATGTGATATGCGCGGCGCTCCGTCTCGCCCGGTTCAATGTCCAGGTGAGCACCGTTGATAAGAAGTACTTTTTGGGAATCCCCTCGCCGGGGGCGGCCCTGGTAAACGCATCCACGGTCCTGTTCTTTATCAACATGGACGTTTCCGTGGAATACTGGCGGTTTTTTCTGTTGCTCCTGGTGTACGTTACCGGTCTTCTGATGATTTCCAACATCAAGTATTTCAGTTTCAAGGACCTGGATGCGTCTCGACGGCGGCCGGTCAATGTACTGGTGCTGATCATCCTTGTTGCGATATTCATTGCAACGAAGCCGGAGATCATGCTATTTACCGTGTTCTCCCTATATGCTCTATCCGGGCCTCTTGGGTATCTGTATATGATGCTCACGGGGCGTTCCAAGGAGTTGGATGAGCTGGATGCCGAGGAACAAATCGGTTGA
- the ilvC gene encoding ketol-acid reductoisomerase codes for MEIYYDKDAKKDLITGKKVAVIGYGSQGHAHANNLRDSGVDVRVGLRSQSVGRKKAEAAGFTVLSPADAVDWADIVMILVPDEIQGDLFRETIAGALSSGSYLAFAHGFNIHFDQIVPSKDVNVFMVAPKAPGHMVRYEYTQGRGVPMLIAVGQDPAGDTKDVALAYASAIGGGRAGVIETTFREETETDLFGEQVVLCGGITQLIYAGFDTLVDAGYSPEMAYFECLHELKLIVDLIYEGGISNMRYSVSNTAQYGDMTRGPRIITEESRREMKRILAEIQNGSFAREWTLENKVNRPVFNALTRRGEEHPIEEVGKRLRGMMSWLEKDKKVDREKN; via the coding sequence ATGGAGATATACTACGATAAGGACGCAAAAAAAGACCTGATTACCGGTAAAAAAGTGGCCGTCATCGGATACGGCTCCCAGGGCCACGCCCACGCAAACAACCTGAGAGATTCGGGTGTGGATGTCCGCGTGGGGCTTCGGTCCCAGAGCGTCGGCAGAAAGAAGGCCGAGGCCGCGGGATTTACGGTGCTCTCGCCCGCCGATGCGGTGGACTGGGCGGATATCGTCATGATCCTCGTCCCGGACGAAATTCAGGGCGATCTCTTCCGGGAGACCATCGCCGGGGCCCTTTCTTCCGGCAGCTACCTGGCCTTCGCCCACGGCTTCAACATCCATTTCGACCAGATCGTCCCATCCAAGGATGTGAATGTTTTCATGGTGGCGCCCAAGGCCCCCGGTCACATGGTCCGCTATGAATACACACAGGGGAGGGGCGTGCCCATGCTGATCGCCGTCGGTCAGGACCCCGCCGGCGATACGAAGGATGTGGCCCTGGCCTACGCCTCGGCCATCGGCGGCGGCCGCGCGGGGGTAATAGAGACCACGTTTCGGGAGGAGACGGAGACGGACCTCTTCGGCGAGCAGGTGGTGCTGTGCGGCGGAATCACGCAGCTCATCTATGCCGGATTCGACACCCTGGTGGATGCCGGATATTCGCCGGAGATGGCGTATTTTGAGTGCCTCCATGAGCTGAAGCTGATTGTGGACCTCATATACGAGGGAGGCATCAGCAACATGCGTTATTCCGTCAGCAACACCGCCCAGTACGGCGACATGACCCGGGGGCCCAGGATAATCACCGAAGAATCCCGCCGGGAGATGAAGCGGATACTGGCGGAGATTCAAAACGGCAGCTTCGCCCGGGAGTGGACCCTGGAAAACAAGGTGAACCGCCCGGTGTTCAATGCGTTGACGAGGCGGGGCGAGGAGCACCCCATCGAGGAGGTGGGGAAAAGGCTCCGGGGGATGATGAGCTGGCTGGAAAAAGACAAGAAGGTTGATAGAGAGAAAAACTAA
- a CDS encoding DUF465 domain-containing protein, whose product MSRTEEEMKRKLMEEDPEFRALAEEHESFERILEEFNRKPYLTPAEEIERKNIQKQKLKGKDKMERILKKHR is encoded by the coding sequence ATGAGTCGGACAGAAGAGGAAATGAAAAGGAAACTGATGGAAGAAGATCCCGAGTTTCGAGCGCTGGCCGAGGAACACGAGAGTTTCGAACGAATTCTTGAGGAGTTCAACCGGAAACCCTATTTGACTCCCGCCGAGGAGATAGAACGCAAGAACATCCAGAAGCAAAAGCTCAAGGGCAAGGACAAAATGGAGCGGATTCTCAAAAAGCACCGATAG
- the tsaB gene encoding tRNA (adenosine(37)-N6)-threonylcarbamoyltransferase complex dimerization subunit type 1 TsaB, whose product MIVLGVDSATPRAGVGIVEDGRLCARRVTLPDKNHSETLLSAIIEALREARLAFSDLDLLAVGLGPGSFTALRVGVSTMKALSYAHDVPLIGISTLDVLAGGLLEYAEGLKTAGTAVSTTSWRDMMRGGARVASVIDARRGELYSASYRLGEGDGLVRETPYRTITPGVLLDELKEPSVLVGSGCDLLERPHDRGHVVVPEEYRHPDGAVCAEMARRGFESGQLIDDRDIVPLYIRRSDAEINYERRMNKDLSLGH is encoded by the coding sequence ATGATCGTGCTGGGTGTGGACAGCGCCACGCCGAGGGCGGGGGTGGGGATCGTTGAGGACGGGCGTTTGTGCGCCCGGCGTGTCACGCTGCCGGATAAAAACCACTCGGAGACGCTGCTTTCGGCGATCATCGAGGCTTTGAGGGAGGCGCGCCTCGCTTTTTCTGATCTGGACCTCCTGGCGGTGGGGCTGGGCCCCGGATCGTTCACCGCCCTTCGCGTCGGCGTATCGACCATGAAGGCGCTTTCCTACGCCCACGATGTGCCTTTGATTGGTATATCCACCCTGGACGTGCTGGCCGGCGGGCTTCTGGAGTATGCCGAGGGCCTGAAAACCGCCGGGACCGCCGTCTCTACCACTTCCTGGCGCGACATGATGAGGGGGGGCGCGCGCGTCGCGTCGGTGATAGACGCCCGGCGGGGAGAGCTGTACAGCGCAAGCTATCGGCTGGGAGAGGGGGACGGGCTGGTTCGGGAGACCCCCTATCGGACGATTACGCCGGGGGTACTGCTGGACGAGCTGAAAGAACCATCGGTCCTGGTAGGGAGCGGCTGCGATCTTCTCGAGAGACCGCACGACCGGGGTCATGTCGTCGTGCCCGAGGAATACCGGCACCCTGACGGGGCGGTATGCGCCGAAATGGCGAGGCGGGGTTTTGAAAGCGGTCAATTGATTGATGATCGGGACATCGTACCGCTGTATATACGCCGTTCCGATGCGGAGATTAACTACGAGCGAAGGATGAACAAAGACCTGTCATTGGGGCATTGA